A section of the Oreochromis niloticus isolate F11D_XX linkage group LG9, O_niloticus_UMD_NMBU, whole genome shotgun sequence genome encodes:
- the LOC106096757 gene encoding uncharacterized protein LOC106096757, whose translation MKHGNKTRNAFKESSDSPKDRDGSADLKSQKETEKERNETFDTSAIRELQLFTTISTFYRQFLKPNIPTIINSFIINSIHNPNFCMSRQHNAPFLSSRKTEQTPASTFINSSLCTRPKFDHFPPQSTSAKLSSTTVERDRKPLPLLCHRLCTSQDSACSTNDRIVLNQLQLPELKTPDSTSTTFSSVSPVRHLYTHLFFSSAAVKGEHTSDSTSATFSSPDFRCLKRISSQPTWMKPGSIKMQQYSATLLLYHSLSTLQDSALCTNGSKRYDFSTCPSCSQSNIPTVAGSAECSQEEILEEDTSRVSLSWTEDKPGKADPPVITEDILRTTTLPYNSDLQLSSTESYSVPSLNKIRKNNSTQAASSPDMKLKEFTPAITADDSDDETYLFQCSSAGLYQCSVTGLVFVMKGEGDVVYRTVPWYRRLLAQHHKKPAGPLFDIKCQQQSVCQLHLPHCELISTGGGQFLQVAHVHDERVEFIPPH comes from the coding sequence ATGAAACACGGAAACAAGACAAGAAATGCATTCAAAGAAAGCTCAGACTCACCAAAGGACAGAGATGGGTCAGCTGATCTAAAAAgccaaaaagaaacagaaaaggagAGAAATGAGACCTTTGACACATCTGCTATTAGAGAGCTCCAGCTTTTCACCACTATCTCTACCTTTTACAGACAGTTTCTCAAGCCAAATATACCAACCATAATCAATTCATTCATAATCAATTCAATCCATAATCCAAACTTTTGTATGTCAAGGCAGCACAATGCACCGTTTTTATCATCACGTAAAACTGAACAAACTCCAGCTTCCACCTTCATTAACTCTTCACTCTGTACTCGTCCAAAGTTTGATCATTTCCCCCCACAGTCAACCtcagcaaaactcagcagcacAACTGTGGAACGAGACAGGAAACCTTTACCCTTGTTGTGCCACCGTCTCTGCACCTCACAGGACTCTGCTTGTTCCACGAATGACAGAATTGTTTTAAATCAGCTACAGTTACCAGAGCTAAAGACTCCAGACTCCACCTCCACTACCTTCTCATCTGTTTCTCCTGTTAGGCATCTTTACAcacacttgtttttttcttctgctgcagTTAAAGGCGAACACACGTCAGACTCCACCTCCGCTACTTTTTCATCCCCTGATTTTCGTTGCCTTAAAAGGATTTCCTCACAACCCACCTGGATGAAACCAGGCAGCATAAAGATGCAGCAATACAGCGCTACTTTACTGCTGTATCACAGCCTCTCCACCTTACAGGACTCTGCTTTGTGCACTAACGGCAGTAAAAGATATGATTTTTCCACATGTCCTTCTTGCTCCCAGTCTAATATCCCAACTGTTGCTGGTTCAGCTGAATGCAGCCAAGAAGAAATACTAGAAGAAGATACAAGCAGAGTTTCCCTTTCATGGACAGAAGACAAACCAGGAAAAGCAGATCCACCTGTCATAACTGAAGACATCCTACGTACCACAACTCTGCCATATAATTCTGATCTCCagctctcctccacagagtcctaCAGCGTTCCTTCACTGAACAAAATACGAAAGAACAACTCAACACAAGCAGCAAGCTCACCTGACATGAAGTTAAAGGAGTTTACACCTGCCATCACTGCTGATGACTCTGATGATGAAACCTACCTGTTCCAGTGCTCCAGTGCAGGTCTGTACCAGTGCAGTGTGACTGGTCTGGTGTTTGTCATGAAGGGAGAAGGAGACGTGGTTTACAGGACTGTCCCTTGGTACAGGAGGCTGCTGGCCCAACACCACAAGAAGCCTGCAGGACCCCTGTTTGACATCAAATGTCAGCAGCAGTCTGTGTGTCAGCTTCATCTCCCACACTGTGAGCTCATCTCCACAGGTGGAGGTCAGTTCTTGCAGGTCGCTCATGTGCATGATGAGCGCGTCGAGTTCATCCCCCCTCACTAG
- the LOC112847944 gene encoding NACHT, LRR and PYD domains-containing protein 1-like: MVSLSKVPRANNNFTQVNSSPDMLLKVFTPVINDDFDDETCLFQCSCPGLYQCSVTGLVFVMQGGGDVVYRTVPWNRKLLAQHHKKPAGPLFDIKCQQQSVCQLHLPHCELISTGGGRSLQVAHVNDEGIEFITPHRITESHVVINITGFSGYGNVKDEDSPPDPVQALVLLFYKPPVDPDLRSFLSVLLLPRNIVIRDVQRTRRKLNGDERYIDTSPHCKLHPKQVYTLSTVPEDDLIKVQPKEADFDDEYHDSYFTSFQVILRRILTDVNLSLKDESSSTCVWERDVCLFSPTVGTLNRPPSQRLFYTRSCFIEGISGPVLSSLIDKLLEKTVITDAEREEADTMKNKREKARFVIDTVRSKGDAASSELINFLRENDHILCEHLRLN; encoded by the coding sequence ATGGTCTCACTGAGCAAAGTGCCCCGTGCAAACAACAACTTCACACAAGTAAACAGCTCACCTGATATGCTGTTAAAGGTCTTTACACCTGTTATTAATGATGATTTTGATGATGAAACCTGCCTGTTCCAGTGCTCCTGTCCAGGCCTGTACCAGTGCAGTGTGACTGGCCTGGTGTTTGTTATGCAGGGAGGAGGAGACGTGGTTTACAGGACTGTCCCTTGGAACAGGAAGCTGCTGGCCCAACACCACAAGAAGCCTGCAGGACCCCTGTTTGACATCAAATGTCAGCAGCAGTCTGTGTGTCAGCTTCATCTCCCACACTGTGAGCTCATCTCCACAGGTGGAGGTCGGTCCTTGCAGGTCGCTCATGTGAACGATGAGGGCATCGAGTTTATTACCCCTCACAGGATAACAGAAAGTCATGTTGTTATAAACATCACAGGGTTTTCTGGCTATGGTAATGTGAAGGATGAAGACTCTCCTCCTGACCCAGTCCAAGCTTTGGTTCTGCTCTTCTACAAACCTCCAGTTGATCCTGATCTCAGATCTTTCCTCAGTGTGTTGTTGCTTCCAAGGAACATCGTGATCCGTGATGTACAGCGCACCAGGAGGAAACTAAATGGGGATGAGAGGTACATAGACACTTCTCCTCACTGCAAACTGCATCCAAAGCAGGTTTACACTCTGTCCACTGTTCCTGAGGATGACCTGATTAAAGTTCAACCAAAAGAAGCTGATTTTGATGATGAGTACCACGACAGCTACTTTACGTCATTCCAGGTGATTTTAAGAAGAATCCTCACAGATGTTAACCTCAGTCTGAAAGATGAGAGCAGCTCCACCTGTGTTTGGGAAAGAGATGTGTGTCTTTTCTCCCCTACAGTGGGAACTTTGAATCGTCCTCCTTCTCAGAGGCTGTTCTACACACGAAGCTGCTTCATTGAAGGGATATCAGGACCTGTTCTCAGCAGCCTGATCGACAAACTGCTGGAGAAAACAGTGATAACTGATGCAGAGAGGGAGGAAGCAGacacaatgaaaaacaaaagggaaaaagcACGTTTTGTTATTGATACTGTGAGGAGTAAAGGTGATGCTGCCAGTTCAGAGTTGATTAACTTTCTCCGTGAGAATGATCACATCCTCTGTGAGCACCTCAGGTTAAACTGA